A genomic region of Dunckerocampus dactyliophorus isolate RoL2022-P2 chromosome 8, RoL_Ddac_1.1, whole genome shotgun sequence contains the following coding sequences:
- the LOC129185833 gene encoding transcription initiation factor TFIID subunit 4-like isoform X2 has protein sequence MNCDSSGSAVPPAGTTATSCSSSSSCPMTSVTTVSSAGPLLSKGPNTAIMAPTVNQTPLPLSQGVITSTPTVTGATVTLVRPPTHTVQSGPTLNGNNDEKPLVVAKTTSQTGTQSFNSVARMIKEEPATTQAPQQQAVTSDAPRAAGSGGIQTFQQQILSPRLPLASTGQPSIHNIQLPPGMVLVRSESGQLLMIPQQALAQMQAQAQGCMAPRTATPTNMSPGQAPGNPIISRQTAPTTIIRQGCPTPTTLPATTTLHRPLSLQSSVGTAVPGITQRIQKAGNTVTSVTMSKETMENVNKCRNFLSTLIKLTCTGKRSTEAAASVKQLVKDLLENKLEAEEFTSRLYKELNSSPQPYLVPFLEKNLPALRQLTPDSAAFIQQSQLPQPASGPVLSTSPSPTTVVLSSHAPRLTAQVNRPQLQTNVLQPQHQRAMLRSQVPLAVSSTVNLRNQVPGRIVLGQPQVQLKELQQFPVTSEGSPVCRQSSAAVLALAQKNRLKEAGSTFKDDDDINDVASMAGVNLSEESANILATNSGLVGVVTHSCKDEAFISCALLQRRMLEIGRGFGVTDFSAEVINFVSHATQQRLRDLVERVSLVAQQKNCNFKEEDKHEQSSDVRAQLKFFEQLDQLEKQRKEEQEREILLKAAKSRARQEDPEQLRLKQKAKEMQQQELAQMRQREANLTALAAIGPRKKRKIPDSPSASAVAEGSCPSLSRAAGSSGSRLTRQRITRVNLRDLLFCLENERFTSNSHFLYKGFLK, from the exons ATGAACTGTGACAGTTCAGGAAGCGCTGTTCCTCCTGCGGGGACGACAGCGACAAgttgtagcagcagcagcagctgcccCATGACATCTGTCACAACTGTCAGTAGCGCTGGACCCCTTTTGTCCAAGGGGCCGAACACTGCCATCATGGCCCCCACTGTCAACCAGACTCCTCTCCCCCTCTCGCAGGGCGTTATCACCTCAACTCCAACGGTGACAGGAGCCACCGTGACTCTCGTTCGGCCTCCTACGCACACCGTGCAATCGGGTCCAACTTTAAATGGGAACAATGACGAGAAACCCTTGGTGGTTGCCAAGACAACTAGCCAGACAGGTACTCAGTCGTTCAACTCGGTGGCGCGCATGATCAAGGAAGAGCCCGCCACCACACAGGCTCCACAGCAGCAGGCCGTCACTTCTGATGCCCCTAGAGCTGCTGGTTCAGGTGGGATACAAACATTTCAGCAACAGATACTGTCGCCCAGGCTCCCTCTGGCATCCACGGGTCAACCTAGTATACATAACATCCAACTGCCCCCCG GGATGGTGCTTGTACGCAGTGAGAGTGGCCAGTTGTTGATGATTCCGCAGCAGGCTCTGGCCCAGATGCAGGCACAGGCTCAAGGATGCATGGCGCCCCGGACTGCTACACCAACAAACATGTCTCCAGGCCAG GCTCCTGGAAATCCCATCATCAGCAGACAAACAGCTCCCACCACCATTATCCGGCAGGGCTGTCCTACTCCGACAACACTGCCCGCCACCACCACTCTTCATAGACCTCTTAGCCTTCAG AGTTCAGTGGGGACGGCAGTACCCGGAATAACCCAGAGGATTCAAAAAGCTGGGAACACAGTTACATCAGTTACAATGAGTAAA GAGACAATGGAGAATGTGAACAAATGTAGGAACTTCTTGTCTACACTGATCAAGCTGACTTGCACTGGCAAGCGGTCAACTGAGGCTGCAGCCAGTGTGAAACAGCTGGTTAAAGACCTGCTG GAGAATAAACTGGAAGCTGAGGAATTCACCAGCAGACTATATAAAGAGCTTAACTCCTCACCACAACCTTACCTCGTGCCTTTCCTTGAG AAAAATCTTCCTGCCTTGAGGCAACTTACCCCCGACTCAGCTGCCTTCATCCAGCAGAGTCAGCTTCCCCAGCCAGCATCTGGTCCTGTCTTGTCCACCTCACCAAGCCCCACCACAGTGGTCCTGAGCAGCCATGCTCCTCGGCTCACGGCTCAAGTCAACAGACCACAGCTTCAGACAAAT GTTCTCCAGCCTCAGCATCAGAGAGCAATGCTGAGATCTCAGGTCCCCTTAGCAGTGTCCTCCACGGTGAATCTCAGGAATCAGGTCCCTGGTCGCATCGTGCTGGGACAGCCACAGGTCCAGCTTAAAGAGCTGCAGCAAT TTCCTGTGACATCAGAGGGGTCACCTGTTTGTAGGCAAAGCTCGGCTGCAGTCCTGGCTCTAGCTCAAAAGAACAGGCTAAAAGAAGCAGGCAGTACTTTCAA AGATGACGATGACATCAATGATGTAGCCTCCATGGCTGGAGTAAATCTATCTGAGGAAAGTGCCAACATCCTAGCAACCAATTCAGGACTTGTGGGAGTAGTGACACATTCCTGTAAGGATGAGGCTTTTATTTCCTGTGCCCTGTTGCAGAGGAGAATGCTGGAGATTG GTCGCGGGTTTGGAGTGACAGATTTCAGTGCAGAGGTGATCAATTTTGTCTCACACGCTACTCAGCAGCGACTGCGTGATCTGGTGGAAAGGGTTTCACTTGTGGCCCAGCAGAAAAACTGCAATTTCAAG GAGGAGGACAAGCATGAACAGAGCAGCGATGTTCGTGCTCAGCTAAAGTTCTTTGAGCAGCTGGACCAGTTAGAGAAACAGCGGAAAGAAGAGCAGGAGAGAGAGATCCTTTTAAAGGCAGCTAAG TCTCGAGCTCGTCAAGAAGACCCAGAACAGCTACGTTTGAAACAGAAAGCAAAAGAG ATGCAGCAACAGGAGCTGGCTCAGATGAGACAGAGGGAGGCCAATCTgactgctttggctgccatTGGCCCCAGAAAGAAGAGGAAGATTCCCGACTCGCCTTCCGCCTCTGCTGTAGCGGAG GGATCATGCCCATCACTGTCAAGAGCTGCTGGTTCATCAGGCTCCAGACTCACACGGCAACGCATCACGCGTGTCAATCTCAGGGACTTGCTCTTCTGTTTGGAGAACGAGAGATTTACCAGTAACTCCCATTTCCTATACAAGGGCTTTCTCAAATAG
- the LOC129185833 gene encoding transcription initiation factor TFIID subunit 4-like isoform X1 yields the protein MNCDSSGSAVPPAGTTATSCSSSSSCPMTSVTTVSSAGPLLSKGPNTAIMAPTVNQTPLPLSQGVITSTPTVTGATVTLVRPPTHTVQSGPTLNGNNDEKPLVVAKTTSQTGTQSFNSVARMIKEEPATTQAPQQQAVTSDAPRAAGSGGIQTFQQQILSPRLPLASTGQPSIHNIQLPPGMVLVRSESGQLLMIPQQALAQMQAQAQGCMAPRTATPTNMSPGQAPGNPIISRQTAPTTIIRQGCPTPTTLPATTTLHRPLSLQSSVGTAVPGITQRIQKAGNTVTSVTMSKETMENVNKCRNFLSTLIKLTCTGKRSTEAAASVKQLVKDLLENKLEAEEFTSRLYKELNSSPQPYLVPFLEKNLPALRQLTPDSAAFIQQSQLPQPASGPVLSTSPSPTTVVLSSHAPRLTAQVNRPQLQTNVSKSRQTPSLVLQPQHQRAMLRSQVPLAVSSTVNLRNQVPGRIVLGQPQVQLKELQQFPVTSEGSPVCRQSSAAVLALAQKNRLKEAGSTFKDDDDINDVASMAGVNLSEESANILATNSGLVGVVTHSCKDEAFISCALLQRRMLEIGRGFGVTDFSAEVINFVSHATQQRLRDLVERVSLVAQQKNCNFKEEDKHEQSSDVRAQLKFFEQLDQLEKQRKEEQEREILLKAAKSRARQEDPEQLRLKQKAKEMQQQELAQMRQREANLTALAAIGPRKKRKIPDSPSASAVAEGSCPSLSRAAGSSGSRLTRQRITRVNLRDLLFCLENERFTSNSHFLYKGFLK from the exons ATGAACTGTGACAGTTCAGGAAGCGCTGTTCCTCCTGCGGGGACGACAGCGACAAgttgtagcagcagcagcagctgcccCATGACATCTGTCACAACTGTCAGTAGCGCTGGACCCCTTTTGTCCAAGGGGCCGAACACTGCCATCATGGCCCCCACTGTCAACCAGACTCCTCTCCCCCTCTCGCAGGGCGTTATCACCTCAACTCCAACGGTGACAGGAGCCACCGTGACTCTCGTTCGGCCTCCTACGCACACCGTGCAATCGGGTCCAACTTTAAATGGGAACAATGACGAGAAACCCTTGGTGGTTGCCAAGACAACTAGCCAGACAGGTACTCAGTCGTTCAACTCGGTGGCGCGCATGATCAAGGAAGAGCCCGCCACCACACAGGCTCCACAGCAGCAGGCCGTCACTTCTGATGCCCCTAGAGCTGCTGGTTCAGGTGGGATACAAACATTTCAGCAACAGATACTGTCGCCCAGGCTCCCTCTGGCATCCACGGGTCAACCTAGTATACATAACATCCAACTGCCCCCCG GGATGGTGCTTGTACGCAGTGAGAGTGGCCAGTTGTTGATGATTCCGCAGCAGGCTCTGGCCCAGATGCAGGCACAGGCTCAAGGATGCATGGCGCCCCGGACTGCTACACCAACAAACATGTCTCCAGGCCAG GCTCCTGGAAATCCCATCATCAGCAGACAAACAGCTCCCACCACCATTATCCGGCAGGGCTGTCCTACTCCGACAACACTGCCCGCCACCACCACTCTTCATAGACCTCTTAGCCTTCAG AGTTCAGTGGGGACGGCAGTACCCGGAATAACCCAGAGGATTCAAAAAGCTGGGAACACAGTTACATCAGTTACAATGAGTAAA GAGACAATGGAGAATGTGAACAAATGTAGGAACTTCTTGTCTACACTGATCAAGCTGACTTGCACTGGCAAGCGGTCAACTGAGGCTGCAGCCAGTGTGAAACAGCTGGTTAAAGACCTGCTG GAGAATAAACTGGAAGCTGAGGAATTCACCAGCAGACTATATAAAGAGCTTAACTCCTCACCACAACCTTACCTCGTGCCTTTCCTTGAG AAAAATCTTCCTGCCTTGAGGCAACTTACCCCCGACTCAGCTGCCTTCATCCAGCAGAGTCAGCTTCCCCAGCCAGCATCTGGTCCTGTCTTGTCCACCTCACCAAGCCCCACCACAGTGGTCCTGAGCAGCCATGCTCCTCGGCTCACGGCTCAAGTCAACAGACCACAGCTTCAGACAAATGTTAGCAAGTCCAGACAGACTCCGTCACTT GTTCTCCAGCCTCAGCATCAGAGAGCAATGCTGAGATCTCAGGTCCCCTTAGCAGTGTCCTCCACGGTGAATCTCAGGAATCAGGTCCCTGGTCGCATCGTGCTGGGACAGCCACAGGTCCAGCTTAAAGAGCTGCAGCAAT TTCCTGTGACATCAGAGGGGTCACCTGTTTGTAGGCAAAGCTCGGCTGCAGTCCTGGCTCTAGCTCAAAAGAACAGGCTAAAAGAAGCAGGCAGTACTTTCAA AGATGACGATGACATCAATGATGTAGCCTCCATGGCTGGAGTAAATCTATCTGAGGAAAGTGCCAACATCCTAGCAACCAATTCAGGACTTGTGGGAGTAGTGACACATTCCTGTAAGGATGAGGCTTTTATTTCCTGTGCCCTGTTGCAGAGGAGAATGCTGGAGATTG GTCGCGGGTTTGGAGTGACAGATTTCAGTGCAGAGGTGATCAATTTTGTCTCACACGCTACTCAGCAGCGACTGCGTGATCTGGTGGAAAGGGTTTCACTTGTGGCCCAGCAGAAAAACTGCAATTTCAAG GAGGAGGACAAGCATGAACAGAGCAGCGATGTTCGTGCTCAGCTAAAGTTCTTTGAGCAGCTGGACCAGTTAGAGAAACAGCGGAAAGAAGAGCAGGAGAGAGAGATCCTTTTAAAGGCAGCTAAG TCTCGAGCTCGTCAAGAAGACCCAGAACAGCTACGTTTGAAACAGAAAGCAAAAGAG ATGCAGCAACAGGAGCTGGCTCAGATGAGACAGAGGGAGGCCAATCTgactgctttggctgccatTGGCCCCAGAAAGAAGAGGAAGATTCCCGACTCGCCTTCCGCCTCTGCTGTAGCGGAG GGATCATGCCCATCACTGTCAAGAGCTGCTGGTTCATCAGGCTCCAGACTCACACGGCAACGCATCACGCGTGTCAATCTCAGGGACTTGCTCTTCTGTTTGGAGAACGAGAGATTTACCAGTAACTCCCATTTCCTATACAAGGGCTTTCTCAAATAG
- the LOC129185833 gene encoding transcription initiation factor TFIID subunit 4-like isoform X3 has protein sequence MNCDSSGSAVPPAGTTATSCSSSSSCPMTSVTTVSSAGPLLSKGPNTAIMAPTVNQTPLPLSQGVITSTPTVTGATVTLVRPPTHTVQSGPTLNGNNDEKPLVVAKTTSQTGTQSFNSVARMIKEEPATTQAPQQQAVTSDAPRAAGSGGIQTFQQQILSPRLPLASTGQPSIHNIQLPPGMVLVRSESGQLLMIPQQALAQMQAQAQGCMAPRTATPTNMSPGQAPGNPIISRQTAPTTIIRQGCPTPTTLPATTTLHRPLSLQSSVGTAVPGITQRIQKAGNTVTSVTMSKETMENVNKCRNFLSTLIKLTCTGKRSTEAAASVKQLVKDLLENKLEAEEFTSRLYKELNSSPQPYLVPFLEKNLPALRQLTPDSAAFIQQSQLPQPASGPVLSTSPSPTTVVLSSHAPRLTAQVNRPQLQTNVSKSRQTPSLVLQPQHQRAMLRSQVPLAVSSTVNLRNQVPGRIVLGQPQVQLKELQQFPVTSEGSPVCRQSSAAVLALAQKNRLKEAGSTFKDDDDINDVASMAGVNLSEESANILATNSGLVGVVTHSCKDEAFISCALLQRRMLEIGRGFGVTDFSAEVINFVSHATQQRLRDLVERVSLVAQQKNCNFKEEDKHEQSSDVRAQLKFFEQLDQLEKQRKEEQEREILLKAAKSRARQEDPEQLRLKQKAKEMQQQELAQMRQREANLTALAAIGPRKKRKIPDSPSASAVAEVHVRGT, from the exons ATGAACTGTGACAGTTCAGGAAGCGCTGTTCCTCCTGCGGGGACGACAGCGACAAgttgtagcagcagcagcagctgcccCATGACATCTGTCACAACTGTCAGTAGCGCTGGACCCCTTTTGTCCAAGGGGCCGAACACTGCCATCATGGCCCCCACTGTCAACCAGACTCCTCTCCCCCTCTCGCAGGGCGTTATCACCTCAACTCCAACGGTGACAGGAGCCACCGTGACTCTCGTTCGGCCTCCTACGCACACCGTGCAATCGGGTCCAACTTTAAATGGGAACAATGACGAGAAACCCTTGGTGGTTGCCAAGACAACTAGCCAGACAGGTACTCAGTCGTTCAACTCGGTGGCGCGCATGATCAAGGAAGAGCCCGCCACCACACAGGCTCCACAGCAGCAGGCCGTCACTTCTGATGCCCCTAGAGCTGCTGGTTCAGGTGGGATACAAACATTTCAGCAACAGATACTGTCGCCCAGGCTCCCTCTGGCATCCACGGGTCAACCTAGTATACATAACATCCAACTGCCCCCCG GGATGGTGCTTGTACGCAGTGAGAGTGGCCAGTTGTTGATGATTCCGCAGCAGGCTCTGGCCCAGATGCAGGCACAGGCTCAAGGATGCATGGCGCCCCGGACTGCTACACCAACAAACATGTCTCCAGGCCAG GCTCCTGGAAATCCCATCATCAGCAGACAAACAGCTCCCACCACCATTATCCGGCAGGGCTGTCCTACTCCGACAACACTGCCCGCCACCACCACTCTTCATAGACCTCTTAGCCTTCAG AGTTCAGTGGGGACGGCAGTACCCGGAATAACCCAGAGGATTCAAAAAGCTGGGAACACAGTTACATCAGTTACAATGAGTAAA GAGACAATGGAGAATGTGAACAAATGTAGGAACTTCTTGTCTACACTGATCAAGCTGACTTGCACTGGCAAGCGGTCAACTGAGGCTGCAGCCAGTGTGAAACAGCTGGTTAAAGACCTGCTG GAGAATAAACTGGAAGCTGAGGAATTCACCAGCAGACTATATAAAGAGCTTAACTCCTCACCACAACCTTACCTCGTGCCTTTCCTTGAG AAAAATCTTCCTGCCTTGAGGCAACTTACCCCCGACTCAGCTGCCTTCATCCAGCAGAGTCAGCTTCCCCAGCCAGCATCTGGTCCTGTCTTGTCCACCTCACCAAGCCCCACCACAGTGGTCCTGAGCAGCCATGCTCCTCGGCTCACGGCTCAAGTCAACAGACCACAGCTTCAGACAAATGTTAGCAAGTCCAGACAGACTCCGTCACTT GTTCTCCAGCCTCAGCATCAGAGAGCAATGCTGAGATCTCAGGTCCCCTTAGCAGTGTCCTCCACGGTGAATCTCAGGAATCAGGTCCCTGGTCGCATCGTGCTGGGACAGCCACAGGTCCAGCTTAAAGAGCTGCAGCAAT TTCCTGTGACATCAGAGGGGTCACCTGTTTGTAGGCAAAGCTCGGCTGCAGTCCTGGCTCTAGCTCAAAAGAACAGGCTAAAAGAAGCAGGCAGTACTTTCAA AGATGACGATGACATCAATGATGTAGCCTCCATGGCTGGAGTAAATCTATCTGAGGAAAGTGCCAACATCCTAGCAACCAATTCAGGACTTGTGGGAGTAGTGACACATTCCTGTAAGGATGAGGCTTTTATTTCCTGTGCCCTGTTGCAGAGGAGAATGCTGGAGATTG GTCGCGGGTTTGGAGTGACAGATTTCAGTGCAGAGGTGATCAATTTTGTCTCACACGCTACTCAGCAGCGACTGCGTGATCTGGTGGAAAGGGTTTCACTTGTGGCCCAGCAGAAAAACTGCAATTTCAAG GAGGAGGACAAGCATGAACAGAGCAGCGATGTTCGTGCTCAGCTAAAGTTCTTTGAGCAGCTGGACCAGTTAGAGAAACAGCGGAAAGAAGAGCAGGAGAGAGAGATCCTTTTAAAGGCAGCTAAG TCTCGAGCTCGTCAAGAAGACCCAGAACAGCTACGTTTGAAACAGAAAGCAAAAGAG ATGCAGCAACAGGAGCTGGCTCAGATGAGACAGAGGGAGGCCAATCTgactgctttggctgccatTGGCCCCAGAAAGAAGAGGAAGATTCCCGACTCGCCTTCCGCCTCTGCTGTAGCGGAG
- the LOC129185833 gene encoding transcription initiation factor TFIID subunit 4-like isoform X4, translating into MVLVRSESGQLLMIPQQALAQMQAQAQGCMAPRTATPTNMSPGQAPGNPIISRQTAPTTIIRQGCPTPTTLPATTTLHRPLSLQSSVGTAVPGITQRIQKAGNTVTSVTMSKETMENVNKCRNFLSTLIKLTCTGKRSTEAAASVKQLVKDLLENKLEAEEFTSRLYKELNSSPQPYLVPFLEKNLPALRQLTPDSAAFIQQSQLPQPASGPVLSTSPSPTTVVLSSHAPRLTAQVNRPQLQTNVSKSRQTPSLVLQPQHQRAMLRSQVPLAVSSTVNLRNQVPGRIVLGQPQVQLKELQQFPVTSEGSPVCRQSSAAVLALAQKNRLKEAGSTFKDDDDINDVASMAGVNLSEESANILATNSGLVGVVTHSCKDEAFISCALLQRRMLEIGRGFGVTDFSAEVINFVSHATQQRLRDLVERVSLVAQQKNCNFKEEDKHEQSSDVRAQLKFFEQLDQLEKQRKEEQEREILLKAAKSRARQEDPEQLRLKQKAKEMQQQELAQMRQREANLTALAAIGPRKKRKIPDSPSASAVAEGSCPSLSRAAGSSGSRLTRQRITRVNLRDLLFCLENERFTSNSHFLYKGFLK; encoded by the exons ATGGTGCTTGTACGCAGTGAGAGTGGCCAGTTGTTGATGATTCCGCAGCAGGCTCTGGCCCAGATGCAGGCACAGGCTCAAGGATGCATGGCGCCCCGGACTGCTACACCAACAAACATGTCTCCAGGCCAG GCTCCTGGAAATCCCATCATCAGCAGACAAACAGCTCCCACCACCATTATCCGGCAGGGCTGTCCTACTCCGACAACACTGCCCGCCACCACCACTCTTCATAGACCTCTTAGCCTTCAG AGTTCAGTGGGGACGGCAGTACCCGGAATAACCCAGAGGATTCAAAAAGCTGGGAACACAGTTACATCAGTTACAATGAGTAAA GAGACAATGGAGAATGTGAACAAATGTAGGAACTTCTTGTCTACACTGATCAAGCTGACTTGCACTGGCAAGCGGTCAACTGAGGCTGCAGCCAGTGTGAAACAGCTGGTTAAAGACCTGCTG GAGAATAAACTGGAAGCTGAGGAATTCACCAGCAGACTATATAAAGAGCTTAACTCCTCACCACAACCTTACCTCGTGCCTTTCCTTGAG AAAAATCTTCCTGCCTTGAGGCAACTTACCCCCGACTCAGCTGCCTTCATCCAGCAGAGTCAGCTTCCCCAGCCAGCATCTGGTCCTGTCTTGTCCACCTCACCAAGCCCCACCACAGTGGTCCTGAGCAGCCATGCTCCTCGGCTCACGGCTCAAGTCAACAGACCACAGCTTCAGACAAATGTTAGCAAGTCCAGACAGACTCCGTCACTT GTTCTCCAGCCTCAGCATCAGAGAGCAATGCTGAGATCTCAGGTCCCCTTAGCAGTGTCCTCCACGGTGAATCTCAGGAATCAGGTCCCTGGTCGCATCGTGCTGGGACAGCCACAGGTCCAGCTTAAAGAGCTGCAGCAAT TTCCTGTGACATCAGAGGGGTCACCTGTTTGTAGGCAAAGCTCGGCTGCAGTCCTGGCTCTAGCTCAAAAGAACAGGCTAAAAGAAGCAGGCAGTACTTTCAA AGATGACGATGACATCAATGATGTAGCCTCCATGGCTGGAGTAAATCTATCTGAGGAAAGTGCCAACATCCTAGCAACCAATTCAGGACTTGTGGGAGTAGTGACACATTCCTGTAAGGATGAGGCTTTTATTTCCTGTGCCCTGTTGCAGAGGAGAATGCTGGAGATTG GTCGCGGGTTTGGAGTGACAGATTTCAGTGCAGAGGTGATCAATTTTGTCTCACACGCTACTCAGCAGCGACTGCGTGATCTGGTGGAAAGGGTTTCACTTGTGGCCCAGCAGAAAAACTGCAATTTCAAG GAGGAGGACAAGCATGAACAGAGCAGCGATGTTCGTGCTCAGCTAAAGTTCTTTGAGCAGCTGGACCAGTTAGAGAAACAGCGGAAAGAAGAGCAGGAGAGAGAGATCCTTTTAAAGGCAGCTAAG TCTCGAGCTCGTCAAGAAGACCCAGAACAGCTACGTTTGAAACAGAAAGCAAAAGAG ATGCAGCAACAGGAGCTGGCTCAGATGAGACAGAGGGAGGCCAATCTgactgctttggctgccatTGGCCCCAGAAAGAAGAGGAAGATTCCCGACTCGCCTTCCGCCTCTGCTGTAGCGGAG GGATCATGCCCATCACTGTCAAGAGCTGCTGGTTCATCAGGCTCCAGACTCACACGGCAACGCATCACGCGTGTCAATCTCAGGGACTTGCTCTTCTGTTTGGAGAACGAGAGATTTACCAGTAACTCCCATTTCCTATACAAGGGCTTTCTCAAATAG